A region of Cellulophaga sp. RHA19 DNA encodes the following proteins:
- a CDS encoding thiamine-binding protein — translation MNISVELTFSPLQDTFEEHIINFIKKLRTSGLTILENPLSTQVYGDYDEVMQVLNTEIKEAFDLMDKGLLFMKIVKSDRSDYEPHF, via the coding sequence ATGAATATTTCTGTAGAACTTACATTTTCACCGCTTCAAGATACGTTTGAAGAGCATATAATTAATTTTATTAAAAAACTAAGAACATCTGGATTAACAATTTTAGAAAACCCATTAAGTACCCAAGTTTACGGAGATTATGATGAGGTAATGCAGGTCTTAAACACAGAAATTAAAGAAGCATTTGATTTAATGGATAAAGGATTGCTTTTTATGAAAATTGTAAAATCTGACAGAAGCGATTATGAGCCACATTTTTGA